Within Paenibacillus sp. RUD330, the genomic segment CTGCACCGGGGCAGGGTCGCCTGGGACAGGGACGGGTTTTTCTGGGCGTGGACGTAAGGGGCTCGATGCATGCCTCTGCGTTCCCTATTAATTAGCATCGGCAAGGGCGCCTTACCGGATTTTCCTGTGACGGAGACGGAGAGGTGTCCTTTTTTTGCCGCATCCCGGTAACCTTAGGCCGCTTGGATGGCACTTAAGGAGAGATGGAGACGAAGGGGGAACGGAATCGTGGATCGATCGGAATTCGAAAGGCTCGTCCGGAAATTCTCGCCGATGGCGGCGGCCGTCGCGAGGGAGAGGCTGCCGGACTCCGACGACATCGAGGATGCGGTGCAGGAGGCTTTCACGCAGGCTTATCTGCATAGGCATTCCCTGCAGGACGTCGAAGCTTTCCCGGGTTGGTTCCGCACCATCGTGGAGCGGCAGTGCTACCGGATGATGCGGCGCCGGAAGCTGCCCTCGGCTCCATATGAGGATGCCTTGCTGCCGGCGAATGGAGAGTCGCTGGAAGAACAGGTGGAGCGGCGTCTGGAGGCAGAGGAGCTGCGGCAATCGCTGGCCTCTCTGCCTGCGAAGCAGCGGACCGCGGCCGAGCTGTATTACTGGCGGGGGTACTCGCTCGGAGAGATGTCTGCCTTCCTGGGCGTGCCTTCATCGACGCTCAAGAAGAGGCTGCACGACGCCCGCCGTTCCCTCAGGCGCGCCATGCCGGTAGCGGATGCCGCCGCCATGCTGAAGGATCTATACGGAGGAGGAGACAACATGCTTCATATCACGAACGGAGACTGCGCCGCGCAGAAGCTGCGGGAGTCCGGCATCGGCGGCGAGATCGTCGCTTGGCGGGAAGTGTACAACCATGGCCCTGTCTTTGCAGACGGCGCAGACAAGGCTGGCAGGGAGCTTCGGGCGGAATATCTGGAGCAGACGCTGGGAGTGCCGCGCGAGGAGTACCTGTCTGCCTGCGAGGCTCAGGAAGCCAGGCTGGGAGAGTTGGAACGCTTCGGCGAGGCCGTGCTATGGTTCGAGCATGATCTGTACGACCAGAGCATGCTCGCCTATCTGCTGCATGAGCTCGCGGGGCGGATGCCGGAATCGGTCAAGCTCAGCCTGCTCTGCATCGGGGAGTATCCGGGCGTGGAGCCCTTCATCGGGCTCGGCCAGCTGTCCGGAAGGCAGCTGGGGGCATTGTCCGGCACATGGCAGTCGGTCGGGAAAGAGCAGCTGGAGCTTGGGAGCGGCTTATGGGAAGCGTATGCGTCCGGAGATCCGATGAGGCTGCAGCGGCTGCTGGACGGCGATATGTCCGCTCTGCCGCTGGCTCACGATGCGTTCCGGGCACATCTGGCGCGCTTTCCTTCCTCCCGGGACGGGCTGGGCAGCGCGGAGCGCGCGATTCTGGAGCTGGCAAGGGAGGGGGATCTCGCGGCGGATGGGATGTTCCGCATCTTCACCGTGAAGATGCAGCTGCTCGGAATGGGGGATCTGCAATTTCGCCATATCCTGAACGGGCTTGCGGAGCAGCCTGAGCCATTGCTTGCCTGGATGGACGGCGATTCGGGTCCGCCGCCTGGCCGTGGTGCGGCATTCCGGCAGGGAACGCTCGCGCTGACGGCATTCGGAAAGCGGGTGCTGGACGGCGAGGCCAACCGCAGCGAAGGCGGGGAGTGGGACGACTGGTACGGAGGCGCTCATGTTTCGGGCAGCCGCCCGGAGTGGCTCTGGGACGGACAGACGGGGCGGCTGGTGGAGAATTCGGCCGTTTCGGGCAAGGATTGATACAGACTTGTTGCGTGACAATTCTGCCTATGGTAGTATAGGCGTAATATCTACTCGGATGAATTCGCATAGCTGAACAGTTACTTGAGCGTACCGAAAGGCCTGCCGTAACCCGCTTCGCTTATGTCGTATCTTCACCAGGGTAACCAGGGCAGGAGGTGTCAACATGCAAAGAGGAACTGTGAAATGGTTCAACGCCGAGAAAGGCTACGGCTTTATCGAGGTTGAAGGTGGCGGCGACGTATTCGTCCACTTCTCCGCAATCACGGGCGAAGGCTTCAAAACGCTTGACGAAGGTCAAAGCGTGGAGTTCAACGTCGTAGAAGGCAGCCGCGGACCGCAGGCTGAAAACGTAGTTAAGC encodes:
- a CDS encoding sigma-70 family RNA polymerase sigma factor, coding for MDRSEFERLVRKFSPMAAAVARERLPDSDDIEDAVQEAFTQAYLHRHSLQDVEAFPGWFRTIVERQCYRMMRRRKLPSAPYEDALLPANGESLEEQVERRLEAEELRQSLASLPAKQRTAAELYYWRGYSLGEMSAFLGVPSSTLKKRLHDARRSLRRAMPVADAAAMLKDLYGGGDNMLHITNGDCAAQKLRESGIGGEIVAWREVYNHGPVFADGADKAGRELRAEYLEQTLGVPREEYLSACEAQEARLGELERFGEAVLWFEHDLYDQSMLAYLLHELAGRMPESVKLSLLCIGEYPGVEPFIGLGQLSGRQLGALSGTWQSVGKEQLELGSGLWEAYASGDPMRLQRLLDGDMSALPLAHDAFRAHLARFPSSRDGLGSAERAILELAREGDLAADGMFRIFTVKMQLLGMGDLQFRHILNGLAEQPEPLLAWMDGDSGPPPGRGAAFRQGTLALTAFGKRVLDGEANRSEGGEWDDWYGGAHVSGSRPEWLWDGQTGRLVENSAVSGKD
- a CDS encoding cold-shock protein, with the translated sequence MQRGTVKWFNAEKGYGFIEVEGGGDVFVHFSAITGEGFKTLDEGQSVEFNVVEGSRGPQAENVVKL